The nucleotide window CCTCCACCCGCAGGGCCAGCTCGGAGAAGTCGAGCGACCGGAAGCCGATCTCCCGCAACTGCGTCGCGTCGTCCGCGGGCAGCTCCTTGTCCTGGTTCTTCAGCACCTGAGCCATGAGGTCGCGGATCTGCGCGCGACTCAATTCGTTCATGCGCCGCAGTCTACAACCCAACGAATGGATATCCGATTTCCCGGTAGGCCCGGGTAAGGTGCCTCGACCCGACGTGAACGGCGAGGAAAGCGAGACGTACGTGCTGCGCGAAGCGACGACGGACGACGTTCATCTGATGTTGTCCTGGCGTAATCAGGAAACCAATCGACAGGTCAGCAAGACCAGTCACGAGATCACCGCCGAGGAGCACGCCCGGTGGTGGTCGACGGTCCGCGACGACAGGTCGCGGCGAGTCCTGGTGTACGTCCGCGACGACCGGCCCTGCGGTGTGGTCACCTTCTTCGACCTGCGGTTGGATGGCCCTCGCACCGGCGCGTGGGGCTTCTATCTGGACGCCGACGGGCTGGCCGGGCGGGACGAGACGCTGCCGGCCTGGCTGGGGGTCATGCGGGAGGCCGTCGAGTACGCCTTCGACGGGCTGCACCTGGACCGGCTCGACGGCGAGGTGCTCGGCCACAATACCGTCGTACGACAGATGAACCGACGTTTCCGATTTGTCGAGGGGACACCACGACAGGAGCTGTCCGACGGTCGGGAAATCACCGTCATCCCGATTTCCCTGGCTCGGGCAGACCGCCGTCAGCGCTGATTGCCGGACACTTCTCCGCAATGGACCGGAACCATTAACCGGCCGTGCTCCCGGTGGACATCCGCCGTTCACGAATAGCGGTGTCCACCGGGGCGCGGCGGATCAGACCCGCCGCCAGGCCGCCCAGTGCTGCGCCGGGTTGCCACCGAGTCGAACGAAGCCGTACGCCGTGCCGTTCCAGTCGTCGGCCTGCCCGGGCGCCCAGCGGGCGAACACCACCTGCGCCGCGGCCGGCGGCTGCCCGACGCCGAACCACCGGACGTCGGTCCAGGTCACCTGGTGGCTGAGGTTGAACCGCAGGACGTAGTGCACGCCGGTCGAGGCCCACACCCGCTCGCCGGGGCGTACGCCGACGTCGGCCACCCGGGGTGTCGGCGCGGTGCTCGCGGCGGCCGGTTGCACGATCCGCTTGTCGATCACCTGCATGGTGACGAGGTTGACCACCACGAGGGCGCCGAGGATCGGCAGCCGCAGGCGGGGCACCCGGACCGCGGCGACGAGCAGCGCACAGCCGGCGATGCCGACCAGTGAGCCGACCACCGGTCGCAACTCCCGCCAGCCCCCGGTCAACGCCACCAGGTCCGGCGCGCTGAAACCGCCGTAGCGCAGCTGGTGGCCCTGGCTGGCCACGTACGCGAGTCGGGCCGCGACAAGCGCGCCGCCACCGACCAGCAGCGCCACCGCGACGGCCGCCCGGCGCAGCACCACCCGCCACCCGGCGGTGAACAGCACTCCCAGCCCGACCAGCAGCCAGAACGGCGCGAGCATCTGCACGTAGCGGCCGTAGATCGCGTCCAGCGGTTTGCCGGTGATGCCGGACAGGATCACCGACGCGCCGCCGGCCACCCCGACGGTCACCACAAGCGCCACACCCATCGTCCAGCGGGCCGCGTCGCCGTGCCGTGGGCGCCACAGCTCGCGCACAGCGCCGGCCCAGGCCACCCCGGCCATCCCGAACGTGATCACCACGAGGTACCAGAGCTGGGTGGTGACCGCGGCGCCCACCCGGACCACGCCCTGGGCGGAGGCGATCGCCTCGACCATGCTGCCGCCGGGGGCGCTGCCGAGCAGGTAGACCTTGCCGCCGAGGTAACGGATGGCGGCCTCGTTGACGAGCGCCATGGCGAGTACCGGCAGCAGCGCCGCGAGCACCACGGGCGGGCTGATCCGGCGGCGGACGAACAGCAGCAGGACCAGCCCGGCGTGCACGGCCACGATCACCAGGCCACGGGAGTGCAGCAGGTGGAACCCGCCGACCAGCAGGCCGACGGTGGCGGCGGCGAGCGGGCCGGGCCGGGCGATCCAGCGGTGCACGGCGAGCAGCCAGGCGACCACCAGCGGCGCCATCACCGCGTCGATCATGGCGACGCCCGCGTAGAAGGCGGTGGCCGGCAGGGTCGCCGCCGCGACCGCGCCGAGCAGCGCGTACGAGCGGCGCAGCTGGAACAGCCGGCGACCGAACAGGTACGCCAGCGGCAGCAGCGTCGAGTTCACCATCGCGTTGATCAGCTGGACGATCCGGTAGCTGTCGGTGAAGTCCCGGTCCCCGAGGAACGCCGGCGAGATCAGCATCGGGTAGCCGACCCGGCGCAAAAGGTCGTTCTCGCTGCTGAAGCCCCCCGGGCCGCCCGCGAGGGCGCGGGCGGTGTTCAGGTAGCTGTCCTCGTCGGTGTGCGCGATCGGCAGCGCGATGTGCCGGGACCACCACATCCGCCAGGCCACGCTGAGCACCCAACCGACGACCAGCAGCAGCGGCACCAGCCAACGCCGGGTGGTCGGGCCGCTCGGCGTCTCGGCTCCCACCACCGGCCGTTCGATCACGTCACTACCGGGTGCCATCAACGCCTCCAGAATTGCCGGCCGGACCGGGGCCACGCCGATCCGACGGGCCCGCCGGCCGGCGTCGGTGACGCACGGGGTGACCCGCTCGCACCGAGCCGGTGTGGATGTCAGGTGAACGCGGGACCCGGCTGCGCGCAGGGGTCGCCGGGTCGTTCGCGCGGTCACTGTAACGGCCCGATCCGGCCAGGTCAGCCCACATCCGGGGCGGTCGGAAGTGTTCGCCTACGCGGTGTCCGGCATTCACGGGAGCAGAGGTTGCGGTTCACCCGCGAGCGCCGAGGAGTTAACCCGCCATGGCTAGCGTGTCACCCCGGTCGGCCGGCCCAGGGCCGCTCGTTCATCCACGAACACGGGAGCCACACATTGAGTGAGTTGAATGGATCGTCCATTCTGATCACCGGAGGAACTGGTTCCTTCGGCAGGACGTTCCTCCGGCACATCCTCAACGAGGCCGACCCCGCCAGAGTGGTGGTGTTCTCCCGCGACGAGCTCAAGCAGTACGAGCTGCGCCAGCAACTCGGCGACGACCCGCGGCTGCGCTGGTTCATCGGCGACATCCGGGACCGGCACCGCCTCACCCGGGCCATGCACGGCGTGGACCACGTGGTGCACGCCGCCGCGTTGAAGCAGGTGGACACCGCGGAGTACAACCCCTCGGAGTACATCGCCACAAACATCACCGGCTCCCAGCACGTCGTCGACGCGGCGATCGAGGCCGGCGTCAAGAAGGTCATCGCGCTCTCCACCGACAAGGCGTCCAGCCCGATCAACCTGTACGGCGCGACGAAGCTGGTCGGCGACAAGCTGTTCGTCTCGGCCAACCACTACGCCGCCCAGCACCCCACCCGGTTCGCCGTGGTGCGCTACGGCAACGTGGTGGGCAGCCGCGGTTCGGTCGTCCCGCTGTTCCGTCGGCTGGCCGCCGAGGGCAAGAGCCTGCCGATCACCGACAAGCGGATGACCCGCTTCTGGATCACGCTCGACCAGGCCGTGCAGTTCGTCATGGACTCGTTCGACCAGATGCAGGGCGGCGAGCTGTTCGTGCCGCGTATCCCGAGCATGCGCATCCTCGACCTGGTCGAGGCCGTGGCCCCGGACGCCACCACCCACGAGATCGGGATCCGGCCGGGCGAGAAGCTGCACGAGGAGATGATCGCGCCCGACGACAGCCGGCGGACGCTGCGCGCCGACGGCCGGTTCATCGTCCAGCCCACCATCGCCACCTGGGGTTACCAGCCGCCGGTGGACTGCGACCCGGTGCCGGACGGCTTCGCCTACCAGTCGGACACCAACGACGAGTGGCTCACCGTCGAGCAGTTGCGCGACATGCTCGGCATCAACGGATGACGGGGATGCTCCCGTACGGCCGGCAGTCGATCAACGAGGACGACGTCGCGGCCGTCGCCGACGTGCTGCGCGGCGACTGGCTCACCACAGGTCCGCAGGTCGACGCCTTCGAGGCCGACCTCGCCCGGTGGACCGGCGGGGTCGGTGTCGCCGCCGTCTCCAACGGCACCGCGGCGCTGCACGTGGCGTACGCGGCGGCCGGGGTGGGACCGGGCGACGAGGTGGTCGTCCCGCCGATGACGTTCGTGGCGACCGCCAGCAGCGCGGTCGCCCTCGGCGCGACCATCGTGTTCGCCGACGTCGACGACGAGACGTTCTGCCTCGACCCGGCGGCGGCCGCCGCGGCGGTGACCTCGCGGACGAAGGTCGTCGCCGCTGTCGACTACGCCGGGCACCCCGCCGACTACGACGCGCTGCGCACGTCGGTCGAGGGCAGCGACGCGCTGCTGCTCGCCGACGCGGCCCACTCGATCGGCGGGACGTACCACGGTCGGCCGGTCGGTTCGCTCGCCGACCTGACCACGTTCTCGTTCTTCCCCACCAAGAACCTGACCACCGCCGAGGGCGGCGCCGTCGCGGCGCTGGACCCGGACATCCTGAGGCGGGCCCGCCGGTTCCGTGGCGTCGGCGTGGTCCGCGAACGTGACGACCTGCGTTTCCCCGACGAGGGTGGCTGGCACCAGGAGGTGCACGAGTTCGGGCTGAACTACCGGCTACCGGACGTGCTCTGTGCCCTGGGCCGCAGCCAACTACGTCGGCTCGGCGAGTTCACCGCCCGCCGCAGCGCCCTGGTCGCCCGCTACGACGAGGCGCTGGCCGACCTGGACGGCGTGCTGCTGCCGACCCGCAGGTCGTGGGCCGACCCGGCCTGGCACCTCTACCCGATCCGGGTGCTCGACGGTCGCCGTCGCGAGGTGTACGACCGGATGCGGGCCGCCGGCATCGGCGTCCAGGTCAACTACCTCCCGGTGCACTGGCACCCGGCGTTCGCCGACCTGGGCTACCGGCGCGGATCCTGCCCGGTGGCCGAGTCGTTCTACTCCCAACAGCTGTCGCTACCGCTCTACCCGGGGCTCAGCGACGCCGACCAGGACCGCGTCATCGACGCGCTGACCGCCGCGGTGCGGGTCGGCTCGGTGCGTTCCGCCGCCTGATGGGAACCTGATGCACCACGCCAACCACTTCTACGGCCACGCGCACGTGCTGGCCCGGTACGCCGGCCTCGGCGACCGGCACCCACCACGGATCAACGGGTACGTGCAGCACGGCTGGAACATCGGTGACGGCCTCGCCCCCGGCCACCCGTACGCCGAACGCACCCCCAGCCTGCTCTGGTCCGAGCAGACCCGCCGCCGGGCCTGGTCGGTGGGGCGACGCAACGTGGTCGTCATCGGCGCGCCGTTCACCTACCTGCTGGCCCTGCGACCCGAGGAACCACCGGCGGAGGAACGGGAGGGCACCATCTGGTACCCGTTCCACGGCTGGGAGGGTCAGCACGTCAAGGGCGACCACCGCAAACTGATCGCCCTCATCCAGGACACCGAGCCCGGCCCGGTCACGGTCTGCCTCTACTGGCACGAGTACCGGATGCGCAACGTGCGCCGGCTCTACGAGCGCGCCGGGTTCCGGGTGATCTGCCACGGCTACCGGGGGCACTGGTGGAAGGACACCGACCCGGAGTTCCTCGACCGACAGCTCACCGAGCTGCGCCGTCACCGCCGGGTAGCATCCAACCGGCTGACCAGCGCGATCTTCTACGGCATCGCGGCGGGGTGCGAGCCGGCGGTCTACGGCGACCCGATGATCCTGTCCAACGAGGACCCCACCTTCGGCGGCACCGCCCGGATCCGACGGCAGTGGCCACAGCTGCACGGCACCACCGTCGACCTGCCCACCGCGGTCGAGATCGCCCGCGCCGAGTTGGGCACCGACCACCGATGCACGCCCGCCGAGCTCCGCGAGCTGCTCGGTTGGGCGCACCTTCAGGAGGAAGAGGAAGACCGTGACGACTGAGACGGCACCCGCCGGCCGGATCACCCTGCCGGGCGGCGAGATGCTGGCCTGGTCGGACCTGCCGCAGGAGCGGCTGGCCAACGGTGGACCCCTCGCCGCGCTGGCCGCCCGGCTGGTGCCGCCCGGCGCCCGGGTCCTGGTGGCCGGTCCACACGACCCGGCGCTGCTCGACCAACTCACCCACGCCGAGGTGACCTGCCTGCTGCGCAGCCACCCGGACGCGGTGGCGCTGGCGCACCGGGCCGCCCGCGTGGTGGTGGGTGGCCCGAGCGGGCTGCCCGACGACGAGACGTACGACGTGGTGATCGCGGCCGCCGGGCTGGACCCGGTCGAGTCGGTGGAGGGCGCCCGGCTCGGCTGGGACGGTGTGCTGGCCCGACTCGCCGCCGCGGTACGACCGGGTGGTGCGTTGCTGCTGCGCCTGGACAACCCGCTGGGCCTGCACCGGCTCGTCGACACCACCCCCTGGTACGCCCTCCGGGACGACTCCGCCTGGATGATCGGCGGCGTGTTGGACCGCGCCCACCCGGCCAACCGGGACCAGCTGCGCGAGCGGCTCCGCGCGGCGGGGCTGCGGCCGGCCGCGTGCTGGGCCGCGTACCCCGATGTCAACACCCCGACCGCGCTGCTGGACGCCGACCACCTCGACCGGGACGCGGGCTCCGGTCTGTTCGACGCGGTGCTGCACGGCGCCTGCGCCGGGGGTTTCACCAGCGCCACAGTGCTCCAGGACCCGGCCCGGCTGGCGGTGGACGCGCTGCACGCCGGACGCGCCGCCGACCTCGCACCGAGCTGGCTGACCCTCGCCCACCGGCCCACCGACCCCACGGACCCGACCACGCCGACCGCCGATCCGGACCTGCCGGTGGCTCTCATGCAGACCGGTCGCCCCGGGATCGGCGTGCTGGAGGTGCTGCACGGCCCCTCCGGCTGGCGCTGGGGGCTCATCCCGGCCGTCGACGCGACGACGCCGGCCGTCGCGCCGTTCGCCAGCCGCGAGGCCGCCTACCGGGACGTGGACGCGCTGTCCGGGCCGGTGCCGTCCGGCCGGCTGCTGCGTACCCTGCTGCTCGACGCGGCCCTGCGCCGCGACCTGGCCACCCTGCGCGCGCTGCTGCACGGGTACGCGGGCTGGCTCGCCGACCAGGCCGACACCGACGGTCGGATCGCCGGCGCGGCGGCGCTGGCCGGCACCGACAACGTCGTTGTCGACGGCGAGCGGTACGCGGTGCTCGACCCCAGCTGGCGGGCCACCGCCGCGCTGCCCGCCGACGTGGTGCTCGCCCGCGGCCTGTGGCGCTTCGCCGCGGGCCTGCTCACCGGCGGGTACGCCCACCCGTGGTCGTCCACTCTCGACGTAGCGGGCCTGACCGTGGTGCTCGGCGGCCTCGCCGGCCACGACCTCGACCGCGCGACAGTCGACGAGGCGGTGGAGGCCGAGGCGGCCATCGCCGCCGCGCTGCACGGGTTGGACGCCGGCGGCACTGTCGACCTCGCCGCCGAGCTGCACGCCGTCGCGCCGACCGACCCGCCGGTCGGCGGGCACAGCTACCAGCAGCTGCGCGAGGCGTGGCTGCGCCAGCGCGAAGAACTCACCCGGTTGGCCGCGCTGACCGCGTGGACAGAGGAGTTGCTCACCTCGCGGGAACGGGCGCTGCGCCGGGCCGAGACGACGATCCACCTGCTCAGCGGGTCGCTCAGCTACCGGGTGGGCCGGCTCGCCATCACCCCGGCCCGGCTGGCCAAGCGGGGCGCCCGCGCCGCCAAACGCCGGGCCACCGCGGTGCTCGCCCCCAAGCAGGAGGAGCAGCAGTGACCGGCGTACTCCCCACCGACGGCTCCGGGCCACGGATCGTCGGCATCGTGCAGGCGCGTATGGGTTCGTCCCGACTGCCCGGCAAGGTGCTCCGCCCGCTCGCCGGACGGTCCGTGCTGGGCCGGGTCGTACGCGCCGCCCGGGACAGCGGCGTCCTGGCCGACCTGGTGGTCGCCACCAGCACCGACACCGTCGACGACGCGGTGGCCGTCGAATGCGCGCGGCTCGACGTGCCGTGCCACCGCGGGCCGGTCGACGACGTGCTGGACCGCTTCGTGGGCGCCCTCGCGGCACACCCGGGGGACGCCGTCATGCGGTTCACCGCCGACTGCCCCCTGCTCGACCCGGAGATCATCGCCCTGGTCGCGTCGGTGTACCGGGCGGTCCCCGGGCTGGACTACGCGAGCACCTCGATCGCCCGGACCCTGCCCCGCGGGCTGGACGTCGAGATCATCCGAGCGGAGACCCTCCGCACCCTGGGCCGGCTCGCCACCGACCACCACCGGGTGCACGTGACCTCGTACGCGTACACCCACCCGGAGCTGTTCCGGGTGCTCGGGGTGACGCTCACCCCGGACCGCTCCGCGCTGCGGCTGACCCTCGACACCGAGCAGGACTGGGCGCTGGTCAGCGCGATCATCGACCACTTCGGTGACGTCAGCGTGCCGCTCGCCAAGCTCGCCGACTGGCTCGACGGTCAGCCCAGGCTGCGCTCGCTCAACGCCGACGTACGACAGAAGCCGCTGGAGGAGTCCTGAGCACCCTGAGGGTCGGGTTGCGCTGCGACGCCGGGCCACGGCGCGGCGTCGGCCACCTCGTCCGCTGCCTGGCGCTCGCCGAGGAGTTCCTCGCCCGGGGCGCCGACGTCACGGTGTTCGGCACCGTCGAACGCCTCGACTGGGCAACCGCGGAGCTGGCCGCCCGGGGCATCCCGCTGCTCCCCGGCCCGGACTCGGCGGCCGAACTGGTCGAGACGGCCCGCCGACACCACCTGGACGTGCTGGTCCTCGACTCCTACGAACTGGACCCGGCCGGGGCCGGCGCCCTACGCGCCGCCGGCGTGTACACCCTCGCCATCATCGACGGCGACAGCCGAGGCCAGGTCGCGGACCTCTACCTCGACCAGAACTTCGGAGCGGAGCTGCCCGGCCCGGGTGCCGTGCCGGGCCTGGGTGCCGGCGTGGGGTTGCCCGGCCGGTTGCTCGCCGGGAGCGGGTACGCCCTGCTGCGCGACACCGTGATCAGCGCCCGGCCACCGGTCGCCCCGCCCGCCACGGCGGTCGGCCGCCCCCGGGTGCTGGCCTTCTTCGGCGGCACCGACGCGGTCGGCGCGGCCCCGGTCCTGACCCGGGTGCTGGTGGCCACCGGTCACCCGATGGACCTCACAGTCATCGTGGGGCGACCGGAGATCGAAGCCGAGGTCGAGGACGTCACCCCCGGCCGGGGGCAGATCATCCGACCGGTCCCGCCCACCACCTCGCTACCGGCACTGATCACCGAAGCCGACCTGGTGGTCAGCGCCGCCGGCACGTCCACCTGGGAACTCTGCTGCCTCGGCGCACCCACTGCACTGGTCTGCGTGGTCGACAACCAACGTGAGTCGTACACCCGGGTGGTGCGACACGGCCTGGCCGCCGGCCTCGGCGAGCTTCCCGAGCTGACCGCCGGCGGCGTCGCCGGACGAGCCGCCCGCGCGACGGCGGCGCGGACCCTGCACGGGCTGCTCAGCTCACCGCAGCGGCGCACGACGCTCGCCGCGCGGGCCTGGTCCACTGTCGACGGGCAGGGCCGGGCGCGGGTCGTGGACGCGGTGTTCGACGCCGTACGCGCCGCCGCCGTCACCGGCTGACCACAGCCGGCCACGGGCCCCGACTCAGGGCTAGCACGGGTGTACGAAAGTGCTGCTAGGGTGGTTGCATGACGCCTGCCGCCTACCAGCCGTCGATGCTCGACCTGGCCGACGCCGGGCCGACCCTGGGGCCACTGCCCGGCCAGATCCGCCGACACCAGCTCAGCCGAGGCGCCTGGGTCGACCACCTCCCCGGCTGGGTGCGCGGCTCCGACACGGTCCTCGACACCCTGCTCGCCGAGGTGCCCTGGCGTGCCGAACGGCGCACCATGTATGAGACCGAGGTCGACGTGCCCCGCCTGCTCTGCTGGTACGACGGCGCGCGGCAACTCCCCCACCCCGTGCTCACCGACGCGCGGGCCGCGCTCACCGAGCACTACGCGCCCGAGCTGGGCGAACCCTTCGTCACCGCCGGCCTGTGCCTCTACCGTTCCGGGCGCGACAGCGTGGCCTGGCACGGCGACACCATCGGCCGCTCGGCGCACACCGACACGATCGTCGCGATCGTCTCCTTCGGAGCACCCCGACCGCTGCTGCTACGCCCGCGCGGCGGCGGCGAGAGCCTGCGCTTCCCGGTGGGCCACGGCGACCTGATCGTCATGGGCGGCTCCTGCCAACGCACCTGGGAACACGCCATCCCCAAGACCGCCCGCCCCGTCGGCCCGCGGGTGAGCGTCCAGTTCCGCCCCCACAACGTCGCCTGACTGTGGCTCGGCTAGGCCGGAATCAGACGTTCCAGGCGGCGGCGGACCTCCTCGGCTGCGGGGTCGCCCACGTCCTCATAGATCCGCGCGGCCAGGCGCCAAGCGACGGCGGCGGCGTTCCGGTCACCCATCCCCTCCCGGGTTTCCCCGAGTCGGATGAGGGTCTCAGCCTCGTGATACCGGTCCGCGGAGTCGCGAAAGAGTTCGATCGCTTGCTCGTAGCAGTTGGCCGCGCGGTCACGTTCACCGAGGCGGTCGTAGGCGAAGCCGAGGCTGTCCAGCGTCGCGGCCTGACCGTTGCGGTCGTCGGACAGTCGTTGCTGGTCGAGGGCCTCGGTGCAGCTGGCGATGGCCTGAACATAGTCGCCGGTGGTGGCGAGTAGCCAACCGATCGCGTTGAGCGTCCGGGCCTCGCCTGCGTGATTGCCGACCGACCGGTAGAGCCGCAGCGCCTCGCGACCGTGTGCGAGCGCCTCGTCGAGCCGACCGTCCAGGTAGCAGAGTTCGCAGTAGTTGTGCAGCGTCTGGGCCTGGCCGATCGGGTCGCCGAGACGTTCGTGCAGCTCAAGTGCGCGCTTGAGCCGGTACTCGGCCGTGGTGCGGTCGCCCAGTCGGGTCAGCGCGCGGGAGACCAGCCGGTTGGCGACGGCCTGACCGGCGATGTCGTCGATCTTCTCCGCGGCGCCCAGCGCGACCTCTTGGATGGCGAGCTGGTCCTGCCACAGCCCGCGCGGCGCCACGAAGGTGGTCAGCGCCCACGCGATCTGCCAGGCGTACGTTTCGAAACCGTTCTCGGCAGCCTGTCGGACCACCCGGACCAGTACTCGATGCTCCGCCGTGAACCAGGCGAGCGCGCCGTCGTGATCGGTCACCGGCCGCCTGACGGGTACGGGCAGCGGCGGCACCGGCTCGATCGGAGGCCACTGCGGCTGAAGGAGCCGGGCGGCCGGATAGGCGGCGTGCAGGTAGTGGTCGTACAGGCGCTGTCGGGCTGCGCCGTGTTCGTCGCCACGCTCCGACGACTGTGCGAGCTCGGCCGCATACGCGCGCAGAAGATCGTGGAAGGCGAACCGGCCGGGCGCCTGCTCCGCCAGCAGATGCAGCCGGGTCAGTTCCCGCAGGATCGGAGTAACGGCCGCGGCCGACACACCGGCGAGCGCCGAGGCCGCTGCGGTGGTCAGGTCCGGGCCCGGATGCAGCCCCAGCAGGGTGAACAACCGGGCCGCGTCCACCCCCAGGGCCAGGAACGACCACGAGAAGACGCGCCGGACGTCGCCGTCGGCCAAGGCGTCCAGCCTCGCCTCGGCCGAGTGCAGTTCGGCCGCGATCGCGCTGAGCGGGAACGTGGGATGGGTCGCGACACGCGCCGCCACTATCGACAGTGCCAGCGGAAGCCGGCCTGCGGCCTCGATGATGTCGGCCACCGCCACCGACTCGGAGGCGAGCCGGCTGACCCCGAGACGCCTGGCCAGCAGGCTCCTCGACTCCTCCACCGTCAGCACGTCCAGTGTCAACGGCGTGGCGCACTCGGCGGCGATCAGGCCGCCGAGCCGGTCACGGCTGGTGACCACGACCATGCAACGGCCCGCACCGGGCAGCAGGGCGCGCACCTGGGCGGAGTCGCGAGCGTTGTCGAGCACCAGGAGCATCCGGCGGGAGGCCAGCAGGCTGCGGTAGAGACCAGTCCGGGCCTCCATGTCGGAGGGTATCCGGGCGTGCGGCACGCCGAGCGCTTCGAGGAAGCCGGACAGGGCGTCGGGCGGGGACACCGCGCCGGCTTCGTCGTAGCCGCGAAGGTTCACATAGAGCTGGCCGTCCGGGAAGCGGTCGGCAACCCGGTGCGCCCAGTGCAACGCCAGGGCCGTCTTGCCGACACCGGCCATCCCGGACACCACGGAGACGGCCACGCTCGTCGACCCGTCAGCCCTGCTGTGCAGAAGCCCGTCGAGGCCCGCCAACTCGGCGCTGCGTCCGACGAACTCCGGCACCGCACGCGGCAGTTGCTCGGGGTGCTGGATGAGCGGCCCCACTGTCGTCTCCGGCGCCGGCAGGTCCGGCCCCGCCGGCGGTTGCGCCGTCAGGCCCGGGCGGTGATGCAGGATGTCGTCGTACAGCGTGACGAGCTCGGGCGCGGGATCGAGGCCAGTCTCCTCCGCCAGCGTCTGTCGGGCCTGCCGGAAAGCATCCAGTGCGCCGGCTACGTCTCCGATGCGGTACAGGCTGAGCATCAGCTGGCCCCATGCCCGCTGCCGCAACGGATGCCGGTCGAGCAGGCCGCGCAACCGGTGCACCACGTCGGCCGATGCGCCGAGAGCCAGCACCGCCTCGGCGTAGTCCTCCTCGACGAGCAGCCGGCGCTCCTCCAACTGCGCCACCCGCCGAGCCAGCGTCGAGCGCAGCGGCAGGTCGGACAGCGGCGCACCACGCCACAGGCGCGCCGCGGCGGAGAGTTCGGCCTCGGCCCGGTCCAGATCGGAAACGGCCAGCGCCTCGCGGCCCCGCGCCGCCGCGGCGTCGAACAGGTCCAGGTCCCGTTCGCCCGGGCCCACCCGCAGCAGGTAACCGCCGGCCGCAGCGGTTATCCCGTCCCAGGTCACCCCACCGCCCAGCGACCGCCGCAACCCGCGCACATAGGTGCGCAGGTTCGCGGCGGCCGACGCCGGCTCGTCGTCACCCCACAGCATCGCGGTCAACTCGTTGGTGCCGACGACCTCATTCGGGCGCAACAGCAGGGTCGCCAGCAGGAGACGCTGCTTCACCGATCCCAGTGGAACCAGCCGGCCATCGCGGTACACCCGGAACGGGCCAAGGAGTTCGAAACGCAACCAGGCACCTCACATGTGGGCGCTGCACTGTGCCGCCACGCGTACCGCACCCGGACAGGCGGGCGAGTAGATGAGCTGTGCGTGAGTTGTGCGGCGGTTGTACCGGCCCCACCGTACCTTCTCCAAGGGGGGCCTCGGAGCGGTGAGGACGGTTC belongs to Micromonospora ureilytica and includes:
- a CDS encoding alpha-ketoglutarate-dependent dioxygenase AlkB; this translates as MTPAAYQPSMLDLADAGPTLGPLPGQIRRHQLSRGAWVDHLPGWVRGSDTVLDTLLAEVPWRAERRTMYETEVDVPRLLCWYDGARQLPHPVLTDARAALTEHYAPELGEPFVTAGLCLYRSGRDSVAWHGDTIGRSAHTDTIVAIVSFGAPRPLLLRPRGGGESLRFPVGHGDLIVMGGSCQRTWEHAIPKTARPVGPRVSVQFRPHNVA
- a CDS encoding AfsR/SARP family transcriptional regulator; this encodes MKQRLLLATLLLRPNEVVGTNELTAMLWGDDEPASAAANLRTYVRGLRRSLGGGVTWDGITAAAGGYLLRVGPGERDLDLFDAAAARGREALAVSDLDRAEAELSAAARLWRGAPLSDLPLRSTLARRVAQLEERRLLVEEDYAEAVLALGASADVVHRLRGLLDRHPLRQRAWGQLMLSLYRIGDVAGALDAFRQARQTLAEETGLDPAPELVTLYDDILHHRPGLTAQPPAGPDLPAPETTVGPLIQHPEQLPRAVPEFVGRSAELAGLDGLLHSRADGSTSVAVSVVSGMAGVGKTALALHWAHRVADRFPDGQLYVNLRGYDEAGAVSPPDALSGFLEALGVPHARIPSDMEARTGLYRSLLASRRMLLVLDNARDSAQVRALLPGAGRCMVVVTSRDRLGGLIAAECATPLTLDVLTVEESRSLLARRLGVSRLASESVAVADIIEAAGRLPLALSIVAARVATHPTFPLSAIAAELHSAEARLDALADGDVRRVFSWSFLALGVDAARLFTLLGLHPGPDLTTAAASALAGVSAAAVTPILRELTRLHLLAEQAPGRFAFHDLLRAYAAELAQSSERGDEHGAARQRLYDHYLHAAYPAARLLQPQWPPIEPVPPLPVPVRRPVTDHDGALAWFTAEHRVLVRVVRQAAENGFETYAWQIAWALTTFVAPRGLWQDQLAIQEVALGAAEKIDDIAGQAVANRLVSRALTRLGDRTTAEYRLKRALELHERLGDPIGQAQTLHNYCELCYLDGRLDEALAHGREALRLYRSVGNHAGEARTLNAIGWLLATTGDYVQAIASCTEALDQQRLSDDRNGQAATLDSLGFAYDRLGERDRAANCYEQAIELFRDSADRYHEAETLIRLGETREGMGDRNAAAVAWRLAARIYEDVGDPAAEEVRRRLERLIPA